A window from Carassius gibelio isolate Cgi1373 ecotype wild population from Czech Republic chromosome B3, carGib1.2-hapl.c, whole genome shotgun sequence encodes these proteins:
- the LOC127951788 gene encoding axoneme-associated protein mst101(2)-like isoform X2: protein MVVHWLKTEVTAAERRRLRQRGGSYRQESAAERRQLSSRVCGREAAAIVKSLRQRGGSYRQESAAERRQLSSRVGGRESAAESRRQRVGGRESAAESRRQRVGGRESAAESRRQRVGGRESAAESRRQRVGGRESAAEAESRHAATEEEGDDSQTSLCSEMCKYRGYAESS, encoded by the coding sequence atggTGGTTCACTGGCTAAAGACCGAGGTGACTGCGGCAGAGAGGCGGCGACTGCGGCAGAGAGGCGGCAGCTATCGTCAAGAGTCTGCGGCAGAGAGGCGGCAGCTATCGTCAAGAGTCTGCGGCAGAGAGGCGGCAGCTATCGTCAAGAGTCTGCGGCAGAGAGGCGGCAGCTATCGTCAAGAGTCTGCGGCAGAGAGGCGGCAGCTATCGTCaagagtcggcggcagagagtcggcggcagagagtcggcggcagagagtcggcggcagagagtcggcggcagagagtcggcggcagagagtcggcggcagagagtcggcggcagagagtcggcggcagagagtcggcggcagagagtcggcggcagagagtcggcggcagagagtcggcggcagagagtcggcggcagaggCAGAGAGTCGGCATGCCGCGACCGAAGAAGAGGGCGACGATAGCCAAACGTCTTTATGCTCAGAGATGTGCAAATACAGAGGTTACGCTGAATCCtcttaa
- the LOC127951788 gene encoding uncharacterized protein LOC127951788 isoform X1: MPRPKKRATIAKRLYAQRCANTEVTLNPLKKNDALLSPKAGSIENPCKLASVNASVNLANLHLSPKQTLANPCKPLKTLENPCKPLKTLENPCKPLKTLENPCKPLKTLENPCKPLKTLENPCKPLKTLENPCKPLKTLENSEKKEKVLTNIHEISVNTLPAYCDFPQQSVQKGSLGQAVGSSFPRSSGKALYSEVVKRPSKVCESVKTEVRTCDFQVDSGKLGRPQMRYPMKSKSKPMQSEQNIPAICHESALGVCSDFPQKSMLRGSFDQADARFGDSRNRQCGAISLTAVLKSKLKNVLTWSTPDLDGVLVAGTHLYEYLRKQGNIKDREVKGRNYIAVHELPRRHVLGNTTFSIEYTPSLTGFVNVNEYHEYDQVISSVAMPLDVALQQTLLSADAFLLTICANTSAVIKQGSWYAVVDSHAIRTDTSCVVYHSTIESLYNYINDMAQLFGEPEPPFEITGVLVHADAEVSDPLQEAGSSSLPCSSGKALYSDVLKRTPKIVGTCDMWK; the protein is encoded by the exons ATGCCGCGACCGAAGAAGAGGGCGACGATAGCCAAACGTCTTTATGCTCAGAGATGTGCAAATACAGAGGTTACGCTGAATCCtcttaaaaaaaatgatgcattgTTGTCACCAAAAGCTGGCAGCATTGAAAACCCTTGCAAACTTGCATCAGTAAATGCATCAGTAAACCTTGCAAACTTGCATCTGTCACCTAAGCAAACCCTTGCAAACCCttgcaaacccttgaaaacccttgaaaacccttgcaaacctttgaaaacccttgaaaacccttgcaaacctttgaaaacccttgaaaacccttgcaaacccttgaaaacccttgaaaacccttgcaaacccttgaaaacccttgaaaacccttgcaaacccttgaaaacccttgaaaacccttgcaaacccttgaaaacccttgaaaactcagaaaaaaaagaaaaagtgcttaCAAATATACATGAAATTTCTGTGAATACTTTACCTGCATATTGTGATTTTCCACAGCAATCAGTGCAGAAAGGTTCTCTTGGTCAAGCAGTTGGCAGCAGTTTTCCACGGTCTTCCGGTAAAGCCCTTTACAGTGAAGTTGTAAAACGCCCTTCCAAGGTATGTGAATCAGTCAAGACTGAGGTAAGGACATGTGATTTTCAAGTAGACTCAGGCAAGCTCGGTCGACCCCAGATGAGGTACCCAATGAAAAGCAAATCAAAACCCATGCAATCTGAACAAAACATTCCTGCAATTTGCCATGAAAGTGCTTTGGGTGTTTGTTCTGATTTTCCCCAGAAATCCATGCTAAGAGGATCTTTTGATCAAGCTGATGCCCGCTTTGGAGATTCACGCAACAGGCAGTGTGGAGCAATCAGTCTGACGGCGGTGTTGAAAAGCAAGCTAAAGAATGTGCTGACGTGGTCAACACCAGATCTGGACGGTGTCTTGGTTGCAGGAACACACCTCTATGAGTATCTGAGAAAACAGGGTAACATAAAAGACCGGGAAGTGAAGGGTAGGAATTATATTGCAGTCCATGAATTACCAAGGCGACATGTGTTGGGTAATACTACATTTTCCATCGAGTACACTCCATCTCTGACTGGTTTTGTTAATGTCAATGAGTACCACGAGTATGACCAAGTCATAAGCAGTGTAGCCATGCCACTTGATGTAGCCCTTCAGCAAACTCTACTTAGTGCTGATGCTTTCTTGTTAACCATTTGTGCCAACACATCTGCAGTTATTAAGCAGGGGTCATGGTATGCAGTCGTTGACTCTCATGCCATCAGGACAGACACAAGTTGTGTAGTTTATCACAGTACCATAGAGTCTCTGTACAACTATATCAATGACATGGCACAGTTGTTTGGGGAACCTGAGCCACCATTTGAGATAACTGGAGTTTTGGTTCATGCAGATGCAGAAGTGTCTGATCCGCTGCAAGAAGCAGGCAGCAGCAGTTTACCATGCTCTTCCGGTAAAGCCCTCTACAGTGACGTCTTAAAACGCACACCAAAG ATCGTTGGCACATGTGATATGTGGAAGTGA
- the LOC127952023 gene encoding uncharacterized protein LOC127952023 — MQLVVFFFFFFFFFFTSRSPVKLTGITLKPSLQHSGKDDIIVNSYSKISITRQLSFAFDDGLRATTETRTLLEIARDVREYQRVTIQVKILSLCFEKETLTRSNKKVMRKTYQVADKTSSMALSVWGDCLVEVGKWYELQNVSVRQFDTKPCISTTLQTAIKVLPDLGTCFQTNEHTITTIEGDIVDTEIKISHLCPKLHKMDSVNPTTLMNRCIKCDAFCKTTKIKSNLNGHVSIELNGVHKKILMDDGQLREVLNLPEKCRDSSDDLATRVLSHDRLRVQMMGRVLVKAEFVDIHESTAAYPGPSTAAYPGPSTAAYPGPSPAAFLGQSSEASPGPNATMEKNVSDAESEGLDFLFSEEK; from the exons ATGCaacttgttgtgttttttttttttttttttttttttttttttacttccaggaGTCCTGTAAAACTAACTGGGATCACATTGAAGCCATCACTGCAACATTCAGGAAAAGACGATATAATCGTCAACAGCTACAGCAAGATTTCAATCACCCGACAGTTGTCCTTTGCCTTTGATGATGGTCTGAGAGCCACTACTGAAACCAGAACCCTACTGGAAATTGCCAGAGATGTCAGAGAGTATCAGAGG GTGACCATCCAAGTCAAGATCCTCTCTCTCTGCTTTGAGAAGGAGACCCTAACTCGAAGTAACAAGAAAGTAATGAGGAAGACGTATCAAGTGGCTGACAAAACCTCAAGCATGGCTTTAAGTGTGTGGGGAGATTGCCTGGTTGAAGTTGGAAAGTGGTATGAATTGCAGAACGTGTCAGTCCGGCAGTTTGACACGAAGCCATGCATTTCGACCACTTTACAGACCGCGATCAAGGTTCTTCCCGACTTGGGTACCTGCTTTCAGACCAATGAACACACCATCACCACCATTGAGGGAGACATAGTTGACACCGAAATCAAGATCAGTCACTTGTGTCCAAAACTGCACAAGATGGATTCAGTAAACCCAACAACTCTAATGAATCGTTGCATTAAATGTGATGCATTCTGTAAGACAACAAAAATTAAGTCCAATTTAAATGGCCATGTTTCCATTGAATTAAATGGAGTTCACAAGAAGATCCTCATGGATGATGGTCAACTCCGCGAGGTCTTAAATTTGCCTGAAAAATGCAGAGATTCATCCGATGACCTGGCAACCAGAGTCCTAAGCCATGACCGTCTAAGGGTCCAAATGATGGGCCGTGTACTTGTGAAGGCAGAATTTGTTGACATTCATGAAAGTACTGCTGCCTACCCTGGTCCAAGTACTGCTGCCTACCCTGGTCCAAGTACTGCTGCCTACCCTGGTCCAAGTCCTGCTGCCTTCCTTGGTCAAAGTAGCGAAGCATCCCCTGGTCCAAATGCAACCATGGAAAAAAATGTGTCCGATGCGGAATCGGAAGgacttgattttcttttttctgaagaaaaataa